Genomic window (Maylandia zebra isolate NMK-2024a linkage group LG11, Mzebra_GT3a, whole genome shotgun sequence):
CTGCTTCTAACCTGGAGTCATTAAGTGTGTTGACCCTATCAACCCTTTTAGACCCCAGATTTAAAACACTCGGATTTCGTAGTTCCTCCAAGTGTAGTGAGGCAGTCAGTCGCCTGAAAATGGAGTGTGCTGCAGTCCCGCACAGCATCTGAGCCACAGCCTGGACCTTCATCAGAGCAGTCACCTGTTCCAGACAAGTTCAGTATTATCAGCTTattcttacatttattttgatgCTAATGTGTACTAATTTGGGGTAGATGACAAAAACGAAAATGGCcatgcattttttattatttcagaaaACCTGCAGCTCGATGAAGAAGTTGGCAGACAAACCAACAATGCAACAGCGGACTCCATCACTGAGGTCCAGCTACTTGGCAGAGAGAAACATTCCAAGATCAGAGGATCCTTTAACGTACTGGGGGAATAGGAAGACGTCTTATCCGAACCTTTTCCACCTGGCTTTACAGTTTTTGTGTACCCCAGTTTCATCTGTGCCCCGTGAGCGTGTGTTTTCCAAAGCTGGGGAAATGGTGTCAAAAAAACGCAATAGACTGAATGGAAAAACATTGGATAAACGTATTTTTCTGAATAGAAATTTATAATAAACGCTGAGTCAATTACATTTAAATGGGTAATATTACATTCACaatactttcattttaattttcacttAATGTCATTCACAATATATTTTAAAGATGCCTACaatatttgaaatgtaaaagatATAAAATGATTCCATGGAAAGTACAATACCTTACAGAGTATACAAGTATGAGTAGGTCATTGAATCAGTGTCTGTTGTGAGTCTCAAGTAAGTTGCCTGCAATGATATTTAAGGTCCAGCAGGTGTCAGTATGgagcaaaacaacaacactgtgTCGACATAGTATCGATACAGTTTGGGGAATGTGCTGAAACGCTTCACGAGGCCTCGTCTACCCATCACTAGTAGGATGTTCTCAGATGAGGAGTTTATCAAAGAGTATTTGGTGGACTCTGCCTGGCTAATTAGCCCTGAGATAAAAGAAGTATTTGAAAATATGCAAATAGTAACAAGACAGATCAAGGACACTGTGAAAAATGTGAGGCTTTAGCCAGACAATTTTAACTTTTCACTTCAGTTCGGGATGAGCGCTGTTAGGTCCGCAACACAGCCCAGTTTCTCATCTTTGTACGTGGGATAACAAAAGAGTGTGAGATTACAAAGGAGCTGGCAGAAATGCACTCTATGAAAGGGACTGTGACAGGGAGTTACTTGTTCACGGAGGTAACTGCATGAATTGATAAGCTGGGGGCTAAATTGGGACAAACTGGCAGGTGTTAAAAGCGATGGCTGTCCAAAtctgaaaggaaaaaacatCTGACTTTTGAATCAGATACAGTATAAAGTGAGAGAAATGAACCTAGAACTGAAATTGGCATTTTTTGCACTATTAAATACACCAGAAGGTGTTGTGTAAGTCACTGCTAAAAATTAACTATGCTGTTGATGTTTCGGCTAAAATAGCTAACTTCATCAGGGTAAGAGCGCTGACTCACTTTGTTACACTTTCACTTGAAGTCAGTGTGACTGCtggatttttattcttttattcttcAAAGAGGATAGCCTTCCACACATAAAGAGATGTTTTTTACAAACATTCTCAGTCCTGACATTTAACAAATAAAGATAAACAACCTCTTTCAGCAATGATCACTTGTCTGCTTTCCTTCACATTTTTAACTCTGCCACAGAACCTGATTTTCATGAACTTACTCAAGTTCAAAACAGCCTAGATTTTGTTTGCAGAATTGAAAAACTGAGGATAAAATCTcaatggtgcgactaaaaaaaatgctttcgttcaagtaaacacaaaaaagtctCCACAACTCTGAAAGTCTctgtgtggtcaacaacagacacacattatgcatTATGGAACCTCTCAGATGCCCAAAGAGAATTCCAATTATCTGCCAGAGACAATACTGACAACAACAGTTTTCACAAATGCAACAAACCTTATgcacacatgacaaaatactgAGTGAGCTAAAGTGACCTATGTCTAAATGACAGAATCCCATTGCATTAAAGCCAGCAACATCAATATCTCAAGGCACTTCAGCAAGAAATTGGAAAATGTTTTCTGCATCTGTATTTAGCCTGCAGGTAATGCAGGAATACACATAATTTTTACAGCATCGTGATTGTCTATTAAGCAGTTATAGAACAGCTTCTATGATGTAAAGTGTCAGACATTACTTTACTCTGCAGCATCAGCATTcagaagagagacagaaagtgcCCTGTGTGCTTCTTAAATCCATTtttcaataaagtttgtttCAGTAGTACCATCTAATTTACTTTCAACAGTCACAACAGATAGCTGTCATTTGTCTTTTGGTATTCTAATGGCTTCTTTAAATCTAAGCAGCTGGAAATTTATTTGCATTAGAGCTGAGGTAGTACGACAAATGAAACATATCAAAACTGAAATACTTATTTCTGTTAGTACACAAAGCAAATAATTGTTCCAGCTCAGCTCCACCTTGATATCTTAATATGGACCTAACTTTCCgccatgtcttttttttctttttctgatctTTCCTTCAGAAAGGTCCAGAATGTAAAATCTGTAAATCAGGTAGATGCATTTGGTAAAAACCTCACATCCTGTGATTTCTGCTTGATGAGCATAATCCTAAGCAAGTCTTTGTATGGTCATGCTCAGGTAGAAGAGTGGTTTTCCATCTTATTCAAACTCTCCGTTTCTGTATCTGTGTTTGTGAGTTTCAGCAGAGCCTGTGTCTGCTCACTGGTATTTTCTGCATTCTGGTCTTCTACTCCAGGAAAACCCACCGAATCCTCGTCCTGCTCTGAGCTGCTGGGCTCCAAATCAGGATAAATGAGAAGGAAACAAGCTGCAAGAAAGCCAAGGAAAGAACCTCCAGAGGCCACAATGGGAATGACACGCACACTGCCAACTGCCTCTACCACAGATCCAAGTGCTGATGCAACCAAAATCTGGCTGATGTAAACCTGAAAGAGGAAATACTGTAACCAGACTATTTACAAAAACCTAAACATGCCGTTTCACTTTTGAACGTTTCTCATTTTGCTCAGTGTAACCTGAATTTATGCATCAGGGTCAGCTTAATTTGGTACAGTACTTACCTGGCAGGTTAAAATAGCGCAATCAATCCCAAAACCTCTTCGAGTGTTTTCTGGGCTGTGGTTAATGTACTGAGAAAAGAAGCATGACAGGAAAGACTGTAACTATACTGAAACGACCGATGTTTCTAATTGAATAAATGGGGAAGAGGCTCAAAACAAATAGTAATTAATTAAAGTGGTTTAATTGAATtattgcattaactgtttagaAACTATAAAAACTGGAGCCATTTATAGACACATCAatcattttcaaaagtaattggggatattaacataattttaaatataaggattgtttttaatttttgtgatttgacactatataaataaaactgaattgaactgaattacaGCACATTTGGTCAAACAACCTCAGACTTGACCATAATGGTTTTAGTATGCACCAGGAACATAAGTGTGATCATACCTCTTTTATTTCATGGTACTGGCCAAGTAATGCATAGGGACAGTAGGAGATACTCATGGAGATGATGCCCATGGTACTGATCATCACCATCGCAACATAAACATTAGGGATGATTGCCATGACTGCAGTACCTAAGATGAGAGGGAATCCAATCCGTAAGTAACTTTACAGAGGGTAACAACATTTATACTCATATTTCAACTATTCTAATAAGTCAGCTCACCTACTGAGAATCCCAGAGTCCCAAGAATGTAGATGACCCTAATGCTGAGATCAAAATGATCCAGATACTTCTGAAGGATGGCTGGGTGGAGAAAAACTGTCATTCACTGAGTAGTTAGCTGAATAGTTCTataaaaaaatgaagctgtttgaGTTTTACCAGAGCAgacagcagcagtagcagcataAACCACCAGTCCCCAGCAGCCCATCTGTACTCCTTTGTGATAATTTTGTAGCTCTGTGGAATTGGCTGGTgccttaaagaaaaaagaaaaaaagtagaaacacTGACGATTTGACTTCCACTGACATTTTAGTGCCTCATACTCATAAATTGTAAAATGTGCTAAGTCCACTGCACTACTGTGTGGTTTCCAAGGAATACAAAATACCAAATGATGTCAGGTAGTGCTTCAACAACAATACAGATGGGATTTGGAAggtatctgtatgtgtgtgcttgtgtgtataCCTTGGGGTCTCCTTGGAAAATAACCTGCCCCATGAAATCTGTATAAAACACAGCTTCAGCTATAATGGAGAACCATGTGAGCAGGTGACACACACATAATCTCCAGAGCTGACTGGGCATCTAGAGTGAAAGTAATACAGGCAGTATTTATTACTGGAACATCAATCATCTCTGTTGACATAATCCAGTGCTGTAGTAGGAGAATGAAGAAGAAATTCACCTTCAACATGGACAACCACAGCAGCCGTACACTCCCACCCTTGTCTGTTCCTCCCTCACTGCTTGAGCCCTCAGATGACACACTGCTGGCTGAAAGCTGCAACCGTCGTCTGTCTGTATGCCGCTGGATGATGCTTAAATCATTCAAACTTTGGGACGTGGTGATTGGCCGAGGGGTGAAATGTCCTGTGTGTCGCATTCGATGCCGTTGTGCTCCAACTCGACCATAATATGAAAAGGTAAATGAGGGCTGAAGAGAAAAAACCCACCAAAATCAGTTTTTATACATCTGCAAAATAACCTATGTTGTCAATTAAAGATTAAACAATAAATTAAACCATACTTGTCTGTAGTAGGTGGGTCTGCCTGGCCGTGTACTGGATGTATGGTTTCCCGGCTTGGTGCCATGGGTTTTCATAACACTGGGGAACTCAGAACCATTGGCAGGTTTGGCCTGCTAGGACAGAAGAGAGAGGCAGTGTGGTACAAATTACTGAAGGAACACTGTTTGTCTCAAAGTTACCAtaagctaaaaaacaaacaaaaaccatatTTGATCACAGCAGCCATTTTACCAGTTTCAACTGGGAATCCTCTGAGCCCCAGTTGGTCTGCTGGAAGGACGGATGACCATTTGCTGAATCTTTaagttcagataaaactgaactTATAGGCGTCATGTCGGCCATCCCATCAGGAGGGGGTTGTGGTCCGAAAGAAGGTGGGGCTTCAGCACTGGAATCTGATAGTTTGAAAACATCTTCAAGCTCTTCTTGCATTTCAGGTTGAAAGTGTGTCTCTGGCAAGAAATTTTGTGTGTCTGGGTCAAGGTCTGCATCTAACTCAATTGTAGCATCTGGCATGGCTAAGACTGAATCACTTTTACTCCTTACTGGCTCCACAGCAAGAAAGTCAATTTCCACTTCCTTAGGATCTGATTCAGGGTCGTCTCTGGATCGAGCTCGAGCAGAAGCATCCTCTTCTGTAATTACATCCAGTGTGCGGCCAGCTGGCTTCAAAGATACCTGGCCAGTAGAATCCCCATTTTCTGTGTCTTTAACCTGGTTTGATGGACTGAAGGGCTGCTCAGGGATACTGAACATGTGCAGTGTGACAGAGATAATAAAGACGATGGCTGCAAACATGAAGAGAACCTGCTCCTGTGATTGAAATGCTTGGCCCAGAGCTGTGCCAGTCCAGTCTAGACCTCCAAGCATGTATCCTATTGCTCCACCAAGCCCTAAAGAGACAGGTATAAGGGGATTAGTGTagcattattatttgtaaatatgtatgGAGGGTTGTGCAACTGTAATCCTAACATTATGCATGTATTCAGATTTGATAATATTCAGAACATTCGCTTTCTGCATCCATGTGAACATTCAAATTACACGGTCCATGTCTTTCCTCCACTGTGTCAAAGAGGTGAGCCTTCAACTTAAATTTCATTCTGGGAAAGAGGACGAAGTAGCTGTAGTATGCGTGGTGAACTGTGTGTTGGTGTCCAGATATCTAAGAATGTTGACAGTCTGATCCCCGCTGAATGAATTCCTGGTTCACAGTCTTGTGAATGTTGAGAACGAAACCTCCAAAAATCTACATAGACTTACCAGCAGAGAATGCATGAATGTTCAGCGCAATATCTTGCTCATCTGTGTCTGCAACATCCAGCAGATAAGCTCTGATTGGTCCCTCTGAGGCATCAGCGCAGAAGTCCAGCACCACCACGCCCAGCACAGTAAGAACGATGCCGATAGTATGCTTATTGGGAGTGTCGCCGACGGAAAGGCCTGAAGAGAATACCACAAAATATACACAGACCGGATTTGCTGAACTGCATTTTTTATGATTTGTTAGCAGATTATCTCCCTTGAAGCCTTGCACTCACCTATTAATGAACCATTTAAAAACAGTGCCACTCCCAGCAGTACACCTACACAAAGACCCAGAATGAACGGTCTTCTCCTGCCCCATCGCAGGCTACAGCGGTCACTGGCTGTGCCAATCAGAGGTGTGAAGAGGAGACCCAGGATAGGACTGAGAAACCAGGTTAAACTGTAATACTTTTCAGGAAGACCTGGAAAATAAACACAATTGATTCATTCAAGTATTTTCAATTACACTAAAGCTAATataagaattaaaaaacaaccacagcatagtgaagtgtgtgtatgtatgtatatatatatatata
Coding sequences:
- the LOC101488062 gene encoding solute carrier family 45 member 4 isoform X2, with translation MVPLKSNQTEMEMAAEGGDASRLPEIRRPKEEEAYDSESETDMDEEGRGVRIPLHRWVMHGTVMFGREFCYAMETALVTPVLLQIGLPEKYYSLTWFLSPILGLLFTPLIGTASDRCSLRWGRRRPFILGLCVGVLLGVALFLNGSLIGLSVGDTPNKHTIGIVLTVLGVVVLDFCADASEGPIRAYLLDVADTDEQDIALNIHAFSAGLGGAIGYMLGGLDWTGTALGQAFQSQEQVLFMFAAIVFIISVTLHMFSIPEQPFSPSNQVKDTENGDSTGQVSLKPAGRTLDVITEEDASARARSRDDPESDPKEVEIDFLAVEPVRSKSDSVLAMPDATIELDADLDPDTQNFLPETHFQPEMQEELEDVFKLSDSSAEAPPSFGPQPPPDGMADMTPISSVLSELKDSANGHPSFQQTNWGSEDSQLKLAKPANGSEFPSVMKTHGTKPGNHTSSTRPGRPTYYRQPSFTFSYYGRVGAQRHRMRHTGHFTPRPITTSQSLNDLSIIQRHTDRRRLQLSASSVSSEGSSSEGGTDKGGSVRLLWLSMLKMPSQLWRLCVCHLLTWFSIIAEAVFYTDFMGQVIFQGDPKAPANSTELQNYHKGVQMGCWGLVVYAATAAVCSAILQKYLDHFDLSIRVIYILGTLGFSVGTAVMAIIPNVYVAMVMISTMGIISMSISYCPYALLGQYHEIKEYINHSPENTRRGFGIDCAILTCQVYISQILVASALGSVVEAVGSVRVIPIVASGGSFLGFLAACFLLIYPDLEPSSSEQDEDSVGFPGVEDQNAENTSEQTQALLKLTNTDTETESLNKMENHSST
- the LOC101488062 gene encoding solute carrier family 45 member 4 isoform X1 codes for the protein MVPLKSNQTEMEMAAEGGDASRLPEIRRPKEEEAYDSESETDMDEEGRGVRIPLHRWVMHGTVMFGREFCYAMETALVTPVLLQIGLPEKYYSLTWFLSPILGLLFTPLIGTASDRCSLRWGRRRPFILGLCVGVLLGVALFLNGSLIGLSVGDTPNKHTIGIVLTVLGVVVLDFCADASEGPIRAYLLDVADTDEQDIALNIHAFSAGLGGAIGYMLGGLDWTGTALGQAFQSQEQVLFMFAAIVFIISVTLHMFSIPEQPFSPSNQVKDTENGDSTGQVSLKPAGRTLDVITEEDASARARSRDDPESDPKEVEIDFLAVEPVRSKSDSVLAMPDATIELDADLDPDTQNFLPETHFQPEMQEELEDVFKLSDSSAEAPPSFGPQPPPDGMADMTPISSVLSELKDSANGHPSFQQTNWGSEDSQLKLQAKPANGSEFPSVMKTHGTKPGNHTSSTRPGRPTYYRQPSFTFSYYGRVGAQRHRMRHTGHFTPRPITTSQSLNDLSIIQRHTDRRRLQLSASSVSSEGSSSEGGTDKGGSVRLLWLSMLKMPSQLWRLCVCHLLTWFSIIAEAVFYTDFMGQVIFQGDPKAPANSTELQNYHKGVQMGCWGLVVYAATAAVCSAILQKYLDHFDLSIRVIYILGTLGFSVGTAVMAIIPNVYVAMVMISTMGIISMSISYCPYALLGQYHEIKEYINHSPENTRRGFGIDCAILTCQVYISQILVASALGSVVEAVGSVRVIPIVASGGSFLGFLAACFLLIYPDLEPSSSEQDEDSVGFPGVEDQNAENTSEQTQALLKLTNTDTETESLNKMENHSST